A region of Diospyros lotus cultivar Yz01 chromosome 3, ASM1463336v1, whole genome shotgun sequence DNA encodes the following proteins:
- the LOC127797988 gene encoding F-box/FBD/LRR-repeat protein At1g13570-like: MKKMEGSSSDRISHLPADVKEKILMCLPMEDAVRTSILSKKWRHSWVTLPQLVFNDKFCRKARTAPKNELLMAIYQVLLHHRGPILKFELSMCSLKSCSEIDQLIPFVSNNDLQELILHIQSGEPYKLPSSFFSCLQLKHLELRLCSFNPPRRFGGFSMLLSLELQDVAITSRVLSGLIHSCPRLEKLKLGSCKIFSFSHLEIIAPKLKSLNFDGKFRSLSFKNTPKLERVSLLLYEIMPWERYEGRDLSNWVTLFSGLPAMEFLELDYGCLQLISAGGIPERLPTTLSNLKILELSFIRFEHVFELSSIFCLIRSSPHLEKLTIGVLVDGIEHVEIVANFIAVEGWSADISLNQLKEVEMRDVWGTRAELEFIKLLLGKSPVLEKMVIETNGLLGHEAVKFLSKVMRFKRLSPLAEVYYSDPDEDLDGDYYDQDY; the protein is encoded by the exons atgaagaaaatggaaggatCAAGTTCAGACAGAATCAGTCACCTTCCTGCTGATGTGAAAGAAAAAATTCTAATGTGCCTGCCAATGGAGGATGCAGTGAGGACTAGCATCTTGTCTAAGAAATGGAGGCACAGCTGGGTGACACTTCCCCAGCTTGTTTTTAATGATAAGTTCTGCAGAAAAGCGAGGACAGCGCCAAAAAATGAACTTCTCATGGCTATATATCAAGTTCTATTGCATCATCGTGGACCAATATTAAAGTTTGAACTATCCATGTGCTCATTGAAAAGTTGTTCTGAGATCGATCAGTTGATACCTTTTGTGTCAAACAATGATCTCCAAGAACTCATCCTTCATATTCAGAGTGGTGAACCATATAAACTCCCATCCTCTTTTTTTTCATGTCTTCAGCTTAAACATTTGGAACTCCGTTTGTGTTCATTTAATCCTCCTCGTAGATTTGGAGGATTTAGCATGCTTCTTTCCCTAGAGCTTCAGGATGTTGCCATTACTTCTAGGGTCCTTTCTGGATTGATCCACAGTTGCCCAAGACTTGAAAAGCTGAAACTTGGAAGTTGCAAAATATTCAGTTTCAGTCACCTTGAAATTATTGCCCCAAAACTTaaatccttaaattttgatggaaaattccGTTCCttatctttcaaaaataccccGAAACTTGAAAGagtttctcttcttttatatgAGATCATGCCTTGGGAAAGGTACGAGGGCAGAGATTTATCCAACTGGGTGACACTATTTTCTGGTCTACCAGCTATGGAGTTTCTGGAGTTGGACTATGGTTGTCTCCAG TTGATTTCTGCAGGTGGCATACCTGAAAGGCTTCCAACTACATTGAGTAATCTTAAGATTCTTGAGTTGTCTTTTATACGTTTTGAGCACGTGTTTGAGCTCTCAAGTATTTTCTGCTTAATTAGAAGCTCTCCGCACTTGGAAAAACTTACAATTGGG GTACTTGTTGACGGAATTGAGCATGTGGAAATTGTTGCAAATTTTATAGCCGTGGAAGGATGGTCGGCTGATATCTCTTTAAATCAGCTTAAGGAAGTAGAAATGCGGGACGTGTGGGGCACAAGGGCTGAATTGGAGTTCATTAAGCTTCTATTAGGCAAATCGCCTGTCCTAGAAAAAATGGTTATTGAGACAAATGGGTTGTTGGGTCATGAAGCAGTGAAGTTCTTGAGCAAGGTGATGAGATTTAAGCGCTTATCACCTTTGGCCGAGGTCTACTATTCAGACCCAGATGAAGATTTAGACGGAGACTATTATGATCAAGATTATTAG